One part of the Musa acuminata AAA Group cultivar baxijiao chromosome BXJ1-5, Cavendish_Baxijiao_AAA, whole genome shotgun sequence genome encodes these proteins:
- the LOC135673898 gene encoding brassinosteroid-responsive RING protein 1-like, producing MAVPQPVVQLLKTLDRIRSFILLVLVYLGVYQQDQHIASATGRPPGPATPSSIKARLPVVEVGSLVDGRPRGWCCAEEPMCVFCLDRLEPKDEVRELGNCRHAFHRGCIDRWVDKGEFSCPVCRSELLPSGADGIRGAILKFICGLVRRHGVEDDN from the coding sequence ATGGCGGTGCCACAGCCGGTGGTGCAGCTGCTGAAGACCCTGGATCGAATCCGGTCCTTCATCTTGTTGGTCCTCGTCTACCTCGGCGTGTACCAACAGGACCAGCACATAGCCTCGGCGACAGGCCGACCACCCGGCCCGGCCACGCCCTCGTCGATCAAGGCCAGGCTTCCGGTCGTCGAAGTCGGGAGCCTCGTCGACGGGAGACCGCGAGGCTGGTGCTGCGCCGAGGAGCCCATGTGCGTGTTTTGCCTGGATAGGCTGGAGCCGAAGGACGAGGTCAGGGAGCTCGGCAACTGCCGCCACGCGTTCCACAGAGGGTGCATCGACAGGTGGGTGGACAAGGGCGAGTTCAGCTGTCCGGTGTGCAGGTCGGAGCTGTTGCCGAGCGGAGCCGACGGGATAAGGGGGGCCATCCTTAAATTCATTTGTGGACTAGTGAGACGTCACGGTGTTGAAGATGACAATTAG